In Ferviditalea candida, the genomic window ATTCGGCCTCCTCTAATTGGTATATGAGACCCTCCGCAGTAGTTTGATCCATCTGATTGGCAACGTTCTGAACAATGTGCTCCTGAATCGAGCCCAGCTTGGGGATCTCCACTTTTTGGATTCGAATATATCCGCCACCGCCGCGCTTGCTTTCAACCAGGTATCCTTTTTCAAAAGTAAACCGTGTTCCGATGACATAGTTGATCTGCGACGGCACGCATTGAAACTGATCGGCCAATTCATTGCGTTGGATTTCAATCATGCCATCGCCAGCCTGCATCATATTCTTCAGATATTGTTCAATAATATCAGAGATATTCCGCATGAATATTTCCTCCAAACCTCCGCACGATTGACTTTGACTTTCTTTGACTTTGTATGATTTTATTATAACCAATTCATATACGTTTTTTCAAGTACTATGAATGTAATTTAGTGTGTGTTAACAAAGCCCGATTATCCCCCTTGCTTTTATTCTTGTCGTGCCTTTATTTGCATTATTTCTAACATTTTTGATTTTGATGCTTGTGAATTTTGCCTTTTAGTTAAATTTGCATTCATGTCCGTTTCATGTCAGGGATCAAACGAATGAGTTGGTTGAGTGTAAAATAAAAACGCCCCTGATCGGTCCAATCGATCAGAGACGTTCTTCGTTTCGCTTGGCAACGTCCTACTCTCCCAGGACCCTTCGGTCCAAGTACCATCGGCGCTGGAGGGCTTAACGTTCG contains:
- a CDS encoding CtsR family transcriptional regulator, translated to MRNISDIIEQYLKNMMQAGDGMIEIQRNELADQFQCVPSQINYVIGTRFTFEKGYLVESKRGGGGYIRIQKVEIPKLGSIQEHIVQNVANQMDQTTAEGLIYQLEEAEFITRREANLLRAAISRDTLTLKLPLRDEIRAKLLKSMLIALLSK